One window from the genome of candidate division WOR-3 bacterium encodes:
- a CDS encoding (2Fe-2S)-binding protein, whose product MKEIRIICRCQDVTEDEIVEAIKKYDLKSVDEVKRVTRAGMGHCQGKTCRKLVEAILIRINGYLPDENEQPVSRPPAKAIPIKFIADSEEPFESVVERGRGGQHG is encoded by the coding sequence ATGAAAGAAATTAGAATAATATGCAGGTGTCAAGACGTAACAGAGGACGAGATAGTCGAGGCTATCAAAAAATACGATCTAAAAAGCGTCGATGAAGTCAAGAGAGTTACAAGGGCAGGCATGGGACATTGCCAGGGAAAAACCTGCCGAAAACTCGTGGAGGCGATCCTTATTAGAATAAACGGATACTTACCAGACGAAAATGAACAACCCGTTTCAAGACCTCCCGCGAAAGCCATTCCTATTAAATTCATCGCTGATTCTGAAGAACCTTTTGAATCCGTTGTAGAAAGAGGCAGAGGAGGTCAGCATGGCTAA